In a genomic window of Methanosarcina horonobensis HB-1 = JCM 15518:
- a CDS encoding UDP-N-acetylglucosamine--N-acetylmuramyl-(pentapeptide) pyrophosphoryl-undecaprenol N-acetylglucosamine transferase → MKILLFICGEGLGHTGRCLALGREFLAAGHEVNFGAYGYSKELVQKTGYSAHKILPEIKLVGEAGTFDIGKSIKETLSNLFPSGFRKLLKLIEELGPDVVLSDGYYSGILAAQSKKVPVYFIGHQFNMEEFFQKKGPLLGTAGKLVKRFYNYIFSSVNGIIVPDYPLPYSVNRKNFAISRSINDNIFFSGPLIRCRYREAGAKTLKHPNVLSTLGAFGYRAAIFKNVLEAAKLDPNIHYTFISGPEIDPEQFPEIPDNVEFTGFTDNPFPYYRGSDLVITAGGHGTIMESLAFGLPVLSFPDEKHIEQENNAAILEEAGYGKRMSYLTPPEVILACIREVLEDESYSKKTRRLMELAEVLDGPAAVRKFLEEKIEGRPAEKENSKEEA, encoded by the coding sequence GAGAAGGGCTTGGACACACCGGCCGCTGTCTTGCGCTGGGGAGAGAGTTTCTGGCGGCAGGGCATGAAGTGAACTTTGGAGCTTACGGTTACTCAAAGGAACTGGTGCAAAAAACAGGCTATTCGGCGCATAAGATTCTTCCGGAAATCAAGCTGGTTGGAGAGGCCGGGACTTTTGACATTGGTAAATCCATTAAAGAAACGCTGAGTAATCTTTTCCCTTCCGGGTTCAGGAAGCTCCTCAAACTGATTGAAGAACTGGGCCCTGACGTTGTACTTTCGGACGGGTACTACTCAGGCATCCTTGCTGCACAATCAAAAAAAGTTCCTGTTTACTTTATCGGGCATCAGTTCAATATGGAAGAGTTTTTTCAGAAAAAGGGACCTCTTTTAGGAACGGCAGGAAAGCTTGTTAAAAGGTTTTACAATTACATATTCAGCAGCGTTAACGGAATAATAGTTCCTGATTACCCGCTCCCTTACTCCGTAAATAGAAAAAATTTCGCGATCTCAAGGAGCATCAATGACAATATCTTTTTCAGCGGCCCCCTTATCCGATGCAGGTATCGGGAAGCCGGGGCAAAAACCCTCAAGCACCCTAATGTCCTTTCAACACTCGGAGCTTTCGGGTACAGGGCAGCCATATTCAAAAATGTGCTTGAGGCTGCGAAACTGGACCCGAACATTCACTATACCTTTATCTCAGGTCCCGAGATAGACCCCGAACAGTTTCCTGAAATCCCCGACAATGTGGAATTTACGGGTTTTACGGACAATCCCTTTCCTTATTACAGAGGCTCGGACCTGGTGATTACTGCAGGCGGGCACGGAACCATTATGGAGAGCCTTGCCTTTGGGCTTCCTGTACTTTCTTTTCCAGACGAAAAACATATAGAGCAGGAAAACAATGCCGCAATCCTTGAAGAAGCAGGATACGGAAAGCGAATGAGTTATCTGACGCCCCCTGAGGTAATTCTTGCCTGTATCCGGGAAGTCCTGGAAGATGAGAGTTACAGTAAGAAAACCCGAAGGCTAATGGAACTTGCCGAAGTGCTGGACGGGCCTGCAGCTGTCAGAAAGTTTCTTGAGGAAAAGATTGAAGGCAGACCTGCGGAAAAAGAAAACTCAAAGGAAGAAGCTTGA
- a CDS encoding UDP-N-acetylglucosamine--N-acetylmuramyl-(pentapeptide) pyrophosphoryl-undecaprenol N-acetylglucosamine transferase: MKIMIFICGEGLGHTSRCLALGKELLAAGHEVKFGAYGYSKDLIEKTGYKAQEIPSEIKLVGKAGGLDLTGSIEATLKSAQLLGGPRLLKLIRDFKPDIVISDSYYLGTLAAMVLKLPVYLIINQSNMEEFFKNRGVPVRIIGKLTKKFYKEVFEKTDRIIIPDYPLPYTVCRKNLSFAPRLREKLFYSGPLVRAKYEEIDSIPLEKPHVVSLIGGFGYREPIFRRVLTTAVLDPGINYTLIAGPSLDPSKFREIPKNVQILRFVEDTYPYIKSSDAVIAPGGHSTIMEALSFGVPILSFPDEGHSEQESNATVVEEEGYGRMLSYSTPPEVVLECIREVLEDEAYRNKVERLQRLAGELDGPKAIRELLEKEIGKKTS, encoded by the coding sequence ATGAAAATAATGATTTTTATATGCGGGGAAGGGCTTGGCCATACCAGTCGCTGCCTTGCACTGGGAAAAGAGCTTCTAGCTGCAGGGCATGAAGTTAAATTCGGGGCTTACGGCTATTCAAAGGACCTGATCGAAAAGACAGGGTATAAAGCCCAGGAAATCCCCTCGGAAATAAAACTGGTTGGAAAGGCTGGAGGTCTCGATTTAACAGGATCGATCGAAGCAACCCTCAAAAGCGCCCAGCTCCTCGGAGGCCCCAGGCTTCTCAAGCTGATCAGAGATTTCAAACCGGATATTGTGATTTCGGACAGCTACTATCTGGGGACTCTTGCAGCCATGGTCCTTAAGCTTCCTGTATATCTTATCATCAACCAGTCGAATATGGAAGAGTTTTTTAAGAACAGAGGAGTTCCGGTCAGGATTATTGGGAAGCTGACAAAGAAGTTCTACAAAGAAGTCTTTGAAAAAACCGATAGAATAATTATTCCTGACTATCCTCTGCCCTACACCGTCTGCAGAAAAAATCTGAGCTTTGCCCCCAGACTTCGGGAAAAGCTATTCTACAGCGGCCCTCTTGTAAGGGCAAAGTATGAAGAAATAGACAGCATCCCTCTGGAAAAGCCCCATGTCGTTTCTCTTATTGGAGGTTTCGGATACAGGGAACCGATTTTCAGAAGAGTGCTCACCACTGCTGTGCTTGATCCCGGAATTAATTATACACTCATTGCAGGCCCTTCCCTTGACCCCTCAAAGTTCAGAGAAATCCCAAAAAATGTTCAGATTCTCAGGTTTGTTGAAGACACTTATCCTTATATCAAGAGTTCGGATGCCGTAATAGCTCCAGGCGGGCACAGCACAATCATGGAGGCTTTAAGCTTCGGGGTTCCCATCCTCTCTTTCCCGGACGAGGGACATAGCGAACAGGAAAGTAATGCTACAGTGGTAGAGGAGGAAGGCTACGGAAGAATGCTCAGCTATTCCACCCCTCCCGAGGTCGTTCTCGAATGCATAAGGGAAGTTCTTGAAGATGAGGCATATAGAAATAAAGTGGAAAGACTGCAGCGGCTTGCAGGGGAACTGGACGGGCCAAAAGCGATCCGAGAACTGCTGGAAAAAGAAATAGGGAAGAAAACTTCCTGA
- a CDS encoding HAD family hydrolase gives MLKAIIFDVDGVLVDSMLFQADAWVEAFKEVGITITRKDIYELEGSNDTRLIKAVFEKAGKEPEPEHFEQLPERKREFLEFDRIKPFEGIPECLNELKQHFKLAMVSGSNRITVGKVVDKFFSGYFDVVVNGSDLERGKPDPDPYLKALEMLNLTKNECIVIENAPLGITAAKRAGLYCVAVASMLEPEAVQHADLVLEEHAALLDYLKNLIPAEPHAE, from the coding sequence ATGTTAAAAGCAATTATTTTCGACGTGGATGGAGTTCTTGTGGACTCCATGCTTTTTCAGGCAGACGCCTGGGTTGAAGCGTTTAAGGAAGTGGGTATTACTATCACCAGGAAAGACATTTATGAGCTTGAAGGCTCAAACGATACAAGGCTAATTAAAGCGGTTTTCGAAAAAGCCGGAAAAGAGCCTGAGCCCGAGCATTTCGAGCAGTTACCTGAAAGGAAACGCGAGTTTCTGGAATTTGACAGAATAAAACCTTTTGAAGGTATTCCGGAGTGCCTGAATGAATTGAAACAACATTTCAAGCTCGCCATGGTCTCCGGCTCGAACCGTATAACTGTAGGAAAAGTGGTGGATAAGTTTTTTTCAGGCTATTTTGATGTAGTTGTTAACGGGAGCGATCTGGAACGCGGGAAACCTGATCCTGACCCTTATCTTAAAGCGCTTGAGATGCTTAACCTGACAAAAAACGAATGCATTGTAATTGAAAATGCACCTCTTGGAATTACGGCTGCCAAAAGGGCAGGACTTTACTGTGTTGCAGTTGCAAGTATGCTCGAACCTGAGGCAGTACAGCATGCAGACCTCGTGCTCGAAGAACACGCTGCTCTGCTGGATTATCTGAAGAACCTTATACCTGCAGAGCCTCATGCCGAATAA
- the msrB gene encoding peptide-methionine (R)-S-oxide reductase MsrB gives MTQNKVEKSEEEWKKVLTPEQYHVLRQKGTERPFSGNLYYNKEKGVYTCAACGQELFSSDTKFESGTGWPSFYDVISSDRVRLKEDTSYFMNRIEVVCSRCGSHLGHVFEDGPSPTGKRYCINSVSLDFKEEEEAGQEKR, from the coding sequence CTGACACAGAACAAGGTCGAGAAGTCTGAAGAAGAGTGGAAAAAGGTTCTTACTCCTGAACAGTATCATGTTTTGAGGCAGAAAGGTACGGAAAGACCCTTTTCCGGCAACCTGTATTATAATAAGGAAAAAGGAGTCTATACCTGTGCTGCCTGCGGGCAGGAACTTTTTTCTTCGGATACCAAATTCGAATCCGGAACCGGCTGGCCAAGTTTCTATGACGTAATTTCCAGTGACAGGGTCCGGCTTAAGGAAGATACCAGCTATTTTATGAATAGAATCGAGGTGGTCTGCTCTCGCTGTGGAAGTCACCTCGGGCACGTTTTTGAGGATGGACCTTCACCAACTGGGAAGCGCTACTGCATTAACTCTGTTTCTCTTGATTTCAAAGAGGAAGAGGAAGCAGGACAGGAAAAGAGGTAA
- a CDS encoding ABC transporter permease, translating into MIPLLSAGKIALGSITSAKMRSTLTVLGIVIGVAAVIANVSLGASFNQHFTNEVTNIGSNFIYIQGMQPKLFYDNQMKIVENTPGISGVSPLKSQTAEVTYMSETKSIMVSGVGEAYDEVANTQLREGSFINDNDGYVAIIGHDIANEKFGRNISVRNSIDITFRIGENEKITKTFKVKGVIQNPENTMIQAYNDNEAVLIPVNVMNEILGETDYGGVFAMAEDPAAIQETSDEVDRRLARNFGISERDLEDKDSRPYMIVNQAEILEQTDMMAAALSSFLTAVALISLLVGSIGIMNIMLVSVTERTREIGVLKSLGFTGFDILFLFMIESILLGVFGGIIGGAVGIAGAYSVESLLSLPVVFPLSLIAAGFIVAVAVGFISGVYPARKAAKMKPVDSLRYE; encoded by the coding sequence ATGATCCCCCTTTTAAGTGCAGGAAAAATAGCTCTTGGAAGCATTACAAGCGCAAAGATGCGCTCAACCCTTACGGTTCTTGGAATTGTCATCGGAGTTGCTGCTGTGATTGCAAACGTGTCCCTTGGGGCAAGTTTTAACCAGCACTTTACAAATGAGGTAACCAATATCGGCTCAAATTTCATTTATATTCAGGGAATGCAGCCAAAGCTTTTCTACGACAACCAGATGAAAATAGTTGAAAACACGCCAGGAATTTCAGGAGTTTCGCCTTTAAAGTCGCAGACTGCTGAAGTTACGTATATGTCCGAAACCAAAAGCATCATGGTAAGCGGGGTAGGGGAGGCTTATGATGAGGTTGCAAATACCCAGCTCCGGGAAGGCTCCTTTATTAATGATAATGATGGGTATGTAGCAATTATAGGGCATGATATTGCAAATGAAAAATTCGGCAGAAATATTTCAGTCAGAAACTCCATAGACATAACCTTCAGGATAGGGGAAAATGAGAAAATCACAAAAACCTTCAAGGTTAAGGGAGTAATCCAGAATCCTGAAAACACAATGATCCAGGCTTATAACGATAACGAGGCTGTCCTTATCCCTGTCAATGTAATGAACGAGATCCTTGGCGAAACGGACTATGGAGGAGTTTTTGCAATGGCTGAAGACCCTGCGGCTATTCAGGAGACCTCGGATGAAGTGGACAGACGCCTTGCCCGGAATTTCGGGATTTCCGAAAGGGATCTTGAGGATAAAGATTCGAGACCCTACATGATCGTCAATCAGGCTGAAATTTTAGAACAGACTGATATGATGGCAGCAGCCCTCAGCTCTTTCCTGACAGCCGTTGCCCTGATTTCCCTTCTGGTAGGCTCCATAGGGATCATGAATATCATGCTCGTAAGCGTTACCGAAAGGACAAGGGAGATAGGAGTGCTCAAATCTCTCGGCTTCACAGGTTTCGACATCCTTTTTCTTTTCATGATCGAGTCAATCCTTCTTGGAGTTTTCGGGGGCATTATCGGAGGTGCTGTTGGAATTGCAGGTGCATACAGCGTTGAAAGCCTTCTTTCCCTTCCCGTAGTATTCCCTTTAAGCCTGATAGCTGCCGGGTTTATTGTTGCGGTTGCAGTCGGCTTTATCTCTGGCGTCTACCCGGCACGAAAAGCTGCAAAAATGAAGCCTGTGGACTCTCTAAGGTACGAATAA
- a CDS encoding toll/interleukin-1 receptor domain-containing protein yields MIEEKQIFLSYSHKNMDLANEIDNTLRIRGIRVTRDIRGVKCSQGFKEFMKSIGSHDLVLMLISDQYLKSQACMFEVIEFMKESNYKQRVILIVNDDVNFDLKGILYLKYWEEKGKLIEETIKKHHREKVKPLEEESDEIKLIENNIIEFIATIRDLKYIAFKELNKSYKELYERIGLKIDKSEANYDTITEEDVSFGLARRYSTNVLINKDYPKCEIKDALGEIVFSLKANNDVIWIFAYNKLDDISNVNWFCRSYWVSPDLDQEWRPMRIKSNDGIEDIEIEWNNEYEKYREFYKSHSGTKSEIIKWSDTLLEQVVPIAKTAIEKFIQFQSSEIDDEEFLEHMHKNRKTVQELYLQSGKRKYPPYECREYIQKFDNIFAIVDNIFLFHSKENMDTWPEKTRIIMTEQEKNRFYKVLEELNYERKKLN; encoded by the coding sequence ATGATAGAAGAGAAACAAATATTCCTGTCCTATTCTCACAAAAACATGGATTTAGCAAATGAAATTGATAATACACTTCGTATAAGGGGGATTAGAGTAACAAGGGACATAAGAGGCGTAAAATGTTCCCAAGGCTTTAAAGAATTTATGAAAAGTATCGGAAGCCACGACCTCGTTTTGATGTTGATCAGTGATCAGTATCTAAAATCTCAAGCTTGCATGTTTGAGGTCATAGAGTTTATGAAAGAATCAAACTACAAACAGAGAGTAATACTAATTGTCAATGATGATGTAAATTTTGATTTGAAAGGGATACTATATCTCAAGTACTGGGAAGAAAAAGGAAAGTTAATCGAAGAAACTATAAAAAAACATCATCGAGAAAAAGTAAAGCCTCTGGAAGAAGAAAGTGATGAAATAAAACTTATTGAAAACAACATTATAGAATTTATTGCCACAATTCGGGATCTGAAATATATAGCATTCAAAGAATTGAACAAAAGTTATAAAGAATTATATGAAAGAATTGGACTAAAAATAGATAAAAGCGAAGCAAATTATGATACTATTACTGAAGAAGATGTTAGCTTCGGACTTGCGAGAAGGTACTCTACAAATGTTTTAATAAATAAGGATTATCCCAAATGTGAAATTAAAGACGCGTTGGGGGAAATCGTATTTTCTTTGAAAGCAAATAATGATGTTATCTGGATATTTGCTTATAATAAGCTAGACGACATTTCAAATGTTAATTGGTTTTGCCGAAGCTACTGGGTCTCACCTGATTTAGATCAAGAATGGAGACCAATGAGAATAAAATCTAACGATGGAATTGAGGATATTGAGATTGAATGGAATAACGAATACGAAAAATATAGAGAATTCTATAAATCTCATTCTGGAACTAAAAGTGAGATTATAAAATGGTCAGACACATTATTGGAACAAGTAGTTCCAATAGCAAAAACTGCGATTGAAAAATTTATTCAATTCCAAAGTAGTGAAATTGATGATGAAGAGTTTCTGGAGCATATGCATAAAAACCGCAAAACTGTGCAGGAATTGTATTTACAGTCTGGAAAAAGAAAATATCCACCTTATGAATGTAGAGAGTATATTCAAAAGTTTGACAATATCTTTGCAATAGTCGACAATATATTCTTGTTTCATTCAAAAGAAAACATGGATACATGGCCTGAAAAGACCAGGATAATAATGACTGAACAAGAAAAAAATAGATTTTACAAAGTGTTAGAAGAATTAAATTATGAAAGAAAGAAACTAAATTAA
- a CDS encoding GNAT family N-acetyltransferase, translating into MTEVNDLAFGQPAEGKLVENLRKNPKFIHELSLVAEADGKIVGHVLFFPIKIKPAEGKEKETISLAPVAVLPEFQRQGIGGELIREGLKACEKIGYDSVIVLGHPEYYPKFGFEPAEKWRITDPFGAPSEAFMAVELKEGSLEGSGGVAEYPDEFLEV; encoded by the coding sequence ATAACCGAAGTAAACGACCTTGCCTTCGGACAGCCTGCCGAAGGAAAACTCGTTGAAAACCTCAGGAAAAACCCAAAATTCATCCATGAACTTTCACTTGTAGCTGAAGCTGATGGAAAGATAGTTGGTCATGTACTCTTCTTCCCGATAAAAATCAAACCTGCAGAAGGAAAGGAAAAGGAAACAATCTCTCTTGCACCGGTTGCAGTCCTTCCTGAGTTCCAGAGGCAGGGTATAGGAGGCGAACTTATAAGAGAAGGGCTAAAAGCCTGCGAAAAAATAGGGTATGACTCTGTTATAGTCCTCGGACATCCTGAGTATTATCCTAAGTTCGGATTTGAACCGGCAGAAAAATGGCGAATTACAGATCCTTTCGGAGCTCCGTCTGAGGCTTTTATGGCGGTGGAGTTAAAAGAAGGATCTCTTGAAGGTTCAGGCGGAGTAGCGGAGTATCCTGATGAATTTCTCGAGGTTTAA
- a CDS encoding flavodoxin family protein — MNGGSSIKILGLVGSPKVDGNTAKLVNAILEGAAENGAETIIYNLSSLNIKGCDACQRCQENGCCVIDDDMQELYRQIEEADAVVLGSPVYMWQMTAQTKLIIDRMTAFLRSDFSSRLDNKKLILVFTQGIPDRDAFKPYFEYTAGLLYYLGFDILDTIIAAGTDNLEVTFRPRLLEKSRDLGKLISAFHLPGPRYRRVESSLTPSI; from the coding sequence TTGAATGGGGGTTCTAGCATTAAAATTCTCGGATTGGTGGGTAGTCCTAAAGTTGATGGTAATACCGCAAAACTTGTGAATGCAATTCTCGAAGGAGCTGCAGAAAATGGGGCAGAAACCATAATCTATAATCTTTCTTCTCTTAACATCAAAGGGTGTGACGCCTGCCAAAGGTGCCAGGAGAATGGCTGCTGTGTTATAGATGATGACATGCAGGAACTTTACCGACAAATTGAAGAAGCAGATGCTGTTGTACTCGGTTCTCCTGTATATATGTGGCAGATGACAGCCCAGACAAAACTCATTATTGACCGCATGACAGCTTTCTTAAGGTCTGATTTCTCAAGCAGGCTTGACAATAAAAAACTAATTCTTGTTTTCACTCAGGGAATTCCGGACAGGGATGCCTTTAAACCCTATTTCGAATATACAGCGGGTCTTCTTTACTATCTGGGTTTTGATATTCTGGATACAATCATCGCAGCAGGCACGGATAATCTTGAAGTTACTTTCAGGCCCAGGTTACTGGAAAAATCCAGGGACCTAGGGAAACTGATTTCGGCTTTTCACCTTCCGGGCCCGAGGTATAGAAGAGTAGAGTCAAGCCTGACACCATCTATCTAA
- a CDS encoding DUF2341 domain-containing protein — MKKRLTTCGIISVFFLVLITGSALATVNDLWAISKVNDTEGYSQEIIVTENSGETLTDYQVPINLNFSNFNFSQAKEDGSDLRFFSGGRTLNYWIESWNPKTEEALIWVKIPSLPANKNTTLLMKCGNPAAEAVSNGEKTFEFFDDFEEDKLKGLVWDSESAGGGLVEVKNGICKVTVPVPHAYDSSLIYSKDSFDINSMFVVKRMKVTTGKDERGPLLRQGFIDQISSRKNEVRFQTEFANESRVRWETSYRKERFNSFDKTDVRIPEGEWYSSGIAWYEENDTRKVAWFKNGIRDVNMDYSSNDYITNFPMHVYLYAESYSNASKNTGYMAVEYAFVRKFVESEPTVNFVSDQNKTEVSTQNNAEVSIQSNASEGSISESETIPETETSAPEISASEKSPEESSEKTVKVQENQSVNETKAPEILFPRYNVNLSGIKLSSPYRFDSPVLISELESSRISTVFLSINSEDVWQYERFVKMAHENGKKVHAVLFEELNCTAKEAANSSTSSLNTILDYNNKSLAPFDGINIYIKTSSDPDSGNNCMDYIPLFKAASENAGENVSVSASLPPVYASSNIEKIAPLVDFFIVRAYGGETEDLNSESAIIDAVALEMGEIRGVNSKGIIEVSVEEGFEDKYLVQDLFAGLAEYYTGDLAFAGFSISSYDAYSALPVKAEPEERSALPGFETLSALLAGLGAFAFLKSKRE; from the coding sequence ATGAAAAAGAGACTGACCACATGTGGAATTATTTCTGTTTTTTTCCTGGTTTTGATTACGGGCTCTGCCCTGGCTACCGTGAATGATCTATGGGCCATATCTAAGGTAAATGATACGGAAGGCTATTCCCAGGAGATCATAGTTACTGAAAATTCCGGAGAAACTTTGACAGACTATCAGGTTCCTATTAACCTGAATTTTTCCAACTTTAATTTTTCACAGGCAAAAGAGGATGGTTCCGACCTTCGTTTCTTTTCCGGAGGACGAACACTTAATTACTGGATTGAGTCCTGGAACCCGAAAACTGAAGAAGCTCTCATCTGGGTAAAAATCCCTTCCCTGCCTGCGAACAAGAACACCACACTCCTTATGAAGTGCGGAAATCCGGCTGCTGAGGCAGTAAGTAATGGAGAGAAAACCTTCGAATTTTTCGATGACTTTGAAGAGGATAAACTCAAGGGGCTTGTATGGGATTCCGAAAGTGCAGGTGGAGGGCTTGTCGAAGTCAAAAACGGAATCTGTAAAGTGACAGTTCCTGTGCCTCATGCTTATGATTCCTCCCTGATCTACAGTAAAGATAGTTTTGACATTAATTCTATGTTCGTAGTTAAAAGAATGAAAGTTACTACAGGAAAAGATGAGAGAGGTCCTCTGCTGAGGCAGGGCTTCATAGATCAGATAAGCAGCAGGAAAAACGAGGTCAGGTTCCAGACTGAATTTGCCAACGAGAGTCGGGTGCGCTGGGAGACTTCTTACAGAAAGGAGAGATTTAATTCTTTTGATAAAACAGATGTCCGCATTCCTGAAGGAGAGTGGTACAGCTCAGGAATCGCCTGGTATGAAGAAAATGATACACGCAAAGTAGCCTGGTTTAAGAACGGTATTCGGGATGTTAACATGGATTATTCTTCGAATGACTATATTACGAACTTCCCGATGCATGTCTATCTTTATGCAGAATCTTATTCCAATGCCTCTAAGAATACGGGATATATGGCTGTAGAATACGCTTTTGTCCGAAAATTTGTAGAATCCGAGCCAACTGTAAATTTCGTCTCAGATCAGAACAAAACTGAAGTATCTACCCAAAACAACGCTGAAGTATCTATCCAAAGCAACGCCTCTGAAGGTTCAATTTCCGAATCTGAAACCATCCCCGAGACTGAAACTTCTGCCCCTGAGATTTCAGCTTCTGAGAAGTCTCCTGAAGAATCTTCTGAAAAAACAGTAAAAGTGCAGGAAAATCAGAGTGTAAATGAAACCAAAGCTCCAGAGATTCTGTTTCCCAGATATAATGTTAATCTTTCTGGAATTAAACTCTCGTCTCCATATAGATTCGATTCTCCTGTACTCATAAGTGAACTTGAATCCTCAAGAATCAGTACTGTTTTCCTGAGCATAAACAGTGAAGACGTCTGGCAGTATGAACGTTTCGTGAAAATGGCTCATGAGAACGGAAAGAAAGTACATGCAGTGCTTTTTGAAGAGCTCAACTGCACAGCAAAAGAAGCTGCGAATTCCTCTACATCTTCCCTGAATACCATCCTTGACTACAACAACAAGTCACTTGCACCTTTTGATGGAATTAACATTTATATCAAAACTTCCTCTGATCCGGACTCCGGAAATAATTGCATGGACTATATACCCCTTTTTAAGGCTGCCAGTGAGAATGCCGGAGAAAACGTATCCGTTTCAGCAAGTCTTCCTCCCGTTTATGCTTCATCAAATATTGAAAAAATTGCTCCTCTTGTAGACTTCTTTATTGTCAGGGCTTATGGCGGTGAGACTGAAGACCTTAACTCTGAATCGGCGATTATTGATGCTGTTGCACTTGAAATGGGTGAAATAAGAGGTGTAAATTCAAAAGGAATAATAGAAGTTTCCGTAGAAGAAGGTTTTGAAGATAAGTACCTGGTACAGGATCTTTTTGCAGGACTTGCAGAGTATTACACAGGAGACTTAGCTTTTGCAGGATTCTCAATCTCCAGCTATGATGCATACTCAGCCCTGCCTGTCAAAGCTGAACCTGAGGAACGGTCCGCACTACCTGGGTTTGAAACATTATCTGCATTACTTGCAGGGCTTGGAGCCTTTGCTTTTCTTAAGTCGAAGAGAGAATGA
- a CDS encoding deoxyuridine 5'-triphosphate nucleotidohydrolase, translated as MTLLSSNELRKLIQANPPLLENAVDVETQIQPNGLELTLKEIKTIEGTGAVDFDNSERKVPDAKNLEFGSDDWIHLPRGIYKVLFNEIVNIPMDLAAIAKPRSSLIRCGATLETAVWDAGYRGRSESMLVVYNPAGFKLKKNARIMQLLFYTLNTEVEEGYSGVYQNENTK; from the coding sequence ATGACTCTTCTATCCAGCAACGAACTAAGAAAACTCATACAGGCAAATCCCCCTTTGCTTGAAAACGCAGTCGATGTAGAAACCCAGATCCAGCCCAATGGGCTTGAACTTACCCTGAAAGAGATAAAAACAATAGAAGGTACGGGAGCTGTCGATTTTGATAATTCTGAAAGGAAAGTTCCCGACGCAAAAAACCTGGAATTCGGGAGCGACGACTGGATTCATCTTCCCAGAGGCATTTATAAAGTCCTGTTTAATGAAATCGTAAATATTCCCATGGACCTGGCTGCAATTGCAAAGCCGAGATCAAGTCTTATTCGATGCGGGGCAACTCTTGAAACCGCGGTATGGGACGCAGGTTACAGGGGACGCAGCGAGTCCATGCTTGTAGTTTATAATCCGGCAGGTTTTAAGTTGAAGAAAAATGCCAGGATAATGCAGCTCCTTTTCTATACCCTTAATACCGAAGTAGAGGAAGGTTATTCAGGAGTCTACCAGAACGAAAACACAAAATGA
- a CDS encoding 2-amino-3,7-dideoxy-D-threo-hept-6-ulosonate synthase: protein MSTIGKSVRMERIFDRNTGNAIIIPMDHGVGAGPISGLTNLQEAVNRVAEGGANAVLGHMGLAKHGHRGYGHDVGLIIHLSASTSLALDPNHKVLVTTVEEAIKVGADAVSVHINIGAEDEFEMLQGLGYVAGKCDEWGIPLLAMMYPRGKKVRSEYDVDVVKHAARIGAELGADIVKTNYTGSPETFKEVVDGCPVPVIIAGGPKMGSEKELLEMIQGSLEAGGRGVAIGRNVFQAEDPTGLVRRISKIVHEGMTAEEVTNLGKSA from the coding sequence ATGAGTACTATAGGAAAATCCGTTAGGATGGAGCGTATTTTCGATAGAAATACAGGTAATGCAATTATCATTCCCATGGACCATGGAGTCGGTGCAGGGCCCATTTCAGGGCTTACAAACCTTCAGGAAGCTGTAAATAGGGTTGCTGAAGGTGGAGCGAATGCCGTACTCGGACACATGGGGCTTGCCAAACACGGGCACAGAGGATATGGACATGATGTAGGTCTGATAATCCACCTTTCGGCTTCTACCTCACTTGCCCTTGACCCGAACCATAAAGTCCTTGTAACAACTGTAGAAGAAGCTATAAAGGTTGGGGCTGATGCGGTATCTGTCCATATTAACATAGGGGCTGAAGACGAATTTGAAATGTTGCAGGGTCTCGGCTATGTTGCAGGAAAATGCGATGAATGGGGAATTCCTCTCCTTGCAATGATGTATCCACGCGGTAAAAAAGTACGTTCTGAGTATGATGTTGATGTAGTAAAGCATGCAGCAAGGATTGGCGCTGAACTTGGAGCGGATATTGTTAAAACTAACTATACCGGAAGTCCGGAAACTTTCAAAGAAGTTGTTGACGGATGTCCTGTACCTGTAATTATTGCAGGCGGCCCCAAAATGGGCTCGGAAAAAGAACTGCTTGAGATGATTCAAGGCTCTCTTGAAGCAGGCGGACGTGGTGTTGCAATAGGAAGAAATGTATTCCAGGCAGAAGACCCAACAGGACTTGTACGGAGAATTTCAAAAATCGTCCACGAAGGTATGACTGCAGAAGAAGTAACAAACCTTGGTAAAAGTGCCTGA